From Scomber scombrus chromosome 9, fScoSco1.1, whole genome shotgun sequence, one genomic window encodes:
- the jakmip1 gene encoding janus kinase and microtubule-interacting protein 1, whose translation MSSTTPSAAPPLKKGRKPEKSEVMADSVQATNEELRSKLMDVQIEIQQERGKVCKLRERLQEQRQARELEQHKHAVALTDLRAKLHEEKLREIAAARETLARQHDVELARAIKIRDTEVQRLQGLVYALRDGAADKLKNALLGEAREEARRAFDGERLKLQQEIQEQKTARKQAEEALANALQADKAKAADLRTAYQQHQDEVHRIKRDCEKDIRRLMDEIKAKDRVVGALERELGVQAGYAQKLQLQKEALDEQLGQVREAERHNHGSPKREMVPGLGDNQDVVNNQEVEERDMRRFQLKIAELHSVIRKLEDRNALLADERNELLKRVREAESQMKPMFEKNKRLSKKNDDLLQTLQRMEEKLKNLSRENAEMKEHASSSRPPSQQQTHQPQLKRPSSLTDLSHAHEEQEVEFLKLQVAEQRGIIDELTQERDRLVMSKKNRRKPLKLSKRHVVETYFGFDEESIDSETSSLTSYNTDLTDRTPATPEEDLEECVSREESELRFRQLTREYQALQRAYALLQEQSGGSLDAEREARTREQLQAELSSCQAKIIDLEKALVERGQDSKWVEEKQYLLRTNQELHEKMCVLQQAESRLQAEVQDARDQNELLEFRVLELEERERRSPALNLHMSTFPENSSSALQLYCHQEGVKDVIIPELMKKLDILGDNGNLRNEEQVAVIQARTVISLCEKWLKQIDSTEAALTQKMIDLENDKELFSKQKGFLEEELDYRKQALDQAYMRIEELEATLYSALQQEQPACQAVAESLTDRQREELRLAVDKLRRQILRQSRQFDSQILQERMELLQQAQQRIRELEDRIDLQKRQIKEIEEKFLFLFLFFSLAFILWP comes from the exons ATGTCATCAACCACGCCCTCTGCGGCCCCGCCCCTTAAAAAGGGAAGGAAGCCGGAGAAATCAGAGGTGATGGCTGACTCGGTGCAGGCCACCAACGAGGAATTGAGGAGCAAACTCATGGACGTCCAGATTGAAATTCAACAGGAGCGGGGCAAG GTGTGTAAGCTCCGTGAGCGGCTCCAGGAGCAGCGGCAGGCTCGGGAACTGGaacaacacaaacatgctgTAGCACTCACTGACCTGCGAGCTAAACTCCATGAGGAGAAGCTACGCGAGATAGCAGCCGCTCGTGAAACCCTGGCACGGCAGCATGATGTCGAGTTGGCCAGGGCCATCAAGATCCGAGACACTGAGGTGCAGAGACTTCAGGGACTGGTCTATGCACTGAGAGACGGAGCAGCTGACAAGCTCAAAAATGCCCTTCTCGGAGAGGCCCGGGAGGAGGCCAGGAGGGCTTTTGATGGGGAGAGGCTAAAGCTACAGCAGGAG ATTCAGGAACAGAAGACAGCCAGGAAGCAGGCTGAAGAGGCACTGGCCAATGCTCTGCAAGCAGATAAAGCAAAAGCAGCTGATCTGCGGACAGCTTACCAACAGCACCAGGATGAGGTGCATCGCATCAAACGGGATTGTGAAAAAGACATCCGCCGACTG ATGGATGAAATAAAGGCGAAGGACCGGGTGGTGGGTGCGCTTGAGAGAGAGCTGGGGGTGCAGGCCGGCTACGCCCAGAAGCTTCAGCTTCAGAAGGAAGCCCTTGACGAGCAGCTGGGCCAGGTGCGAGAGGCTGAAAGACACAACCATGGCAGCCCAAAGAGGGAGATGGTGCCTGGGCTGGGGGATAACCAAGACGTGGTCAACAACCAG GAGGTGGAGGAGCGTGACATGAGGAGGTTCCAGCTGAAGATAGCAGAGCTCCATTCGGTCATCAGGAAACTGGAGGACAGAAATGCACTGCTGGCTGACGAGAGGAATGAACTA TTGAAGCGGGTGCGAGAGGCAGAGAGCCAGATGAAGCCGATGTTTGAGAAGAACAAGCGTCTGTCCAAGAAGAATGATGACCTCTTGCAAACGTTGCAACGCATggaggagaaattaaaaaacctGAGCAGAGAGAACGCTGAGATG aAAGAACATGCCTCCTCCTCTCGGCCCCCCTCACAGCAGCAAACCCATCAACCCCAGCTGAAGCGGCCAAGCTCCCTGACAGACTTAAGCCACGCCCACGAGGAACAGGAAGTGGAGTTCCTCAAGCTGCAGGTTGCTGAGCAACGTGGCATCATTGACGAGCTCACGCAG gAACGTGACCGATTGGTGATGAGCAAAAAGAACAGGAGGAAACCTCTCAAACTGTCTAAA AGGCATGTTGTGGAGACATATTTTGGATTTGATGAGGAGTCGATAGACTCTGAGACGTCCTCTCTGACCTCCTATAACACTGACCTCACTGATCGTACACCTGCCACTCCAGAAGAAGATTTGGAAGAG TGTGTTTCTCGTGAAGAGTCAGAGCTTCGTTTCCGTCAGCTGACCAGAGAGTACCAGGCTCTCCAGCGAGCTTATGCCCTCCTGCAAGAGCAGAGCGGAGGCTCTCTAGATGCCGAGAGGGAGGCCAGG ACACGTGAGCAGCTGCAGGCAGAGCTCAGCAGCTGCCAGGCCAAGATCATCGACCTGGAGAAGGCTCTAGTTGAGCGGGGGCAG GACTCAAAGTGGGTGGAGGAGAAGCAGTACTTGCTCAGGACGAACCAGGAACTTCATGAGAAG atgtgtgtgttgcagcaggCAGAGTCGCGGCTGCAGGCGGAGGTTCAGGACGCCCGGGACCAGAATGAGCTGCTGGAGTTCCGAGTGCTGGAACTGGAA GAGAGGGAGCGCAGATCTCCTGCCCTCAATCTCCACATGTCTACCTTCCCTGAGAACAGCAGCAGTGCCCTGCAGCTCTACTGCCACCAGGAGGGGGTCAAG GATGTAATCATTCCTGAGCTGATGAAGAAACTTGATATCCTGGGAGATAATGGG AATCTCAGAAATGAGGAGCAGGTCGCAGTGATCCAGGCAAGAACAGTAATCTCTCTGTGTGAAAAG TGGTTGAAACAGATTGATAGCACTGAAGCCGCTCTGACCCAGAAAATGATTGACCTGGAAAATGACAAG GAGCTGTTCAGTAAGCAGAAGGGATTCCTCGAGGAGGAGTTGGACTACAGAAAGCAGGCCTTAGACCAGGCCTACATG AGGATCGAGGAGCTGGAGGCCACGCTGTATAGCGccctgcagcaggagcagccGGCATGCCAGGCGGTGGCCGAGTCgctgacagacaggcagagggaGGAGCTGAGGCTAGCCGTGGACAAGCTGCGGCGTCAGATTCTCCGGCAGAGCCGGCAGTTTGACAGTCAGATCTTACAGGAGCGCATGGAGCTCCTACAGCAGGCCCAGCAG AGAATTAGAGAGCTGGAGGACAGGATTGACTTgcaaaagagacaaataaagGAAATAGAGGAGAAG tttttgttcctctttttgtttttctctttagcATTTATTCTTTGGCCTTAA